The DNA window GTATGCAGGTTGATTTCTACCTGTCCGCCAGCCTCATTACTTTCATATATCAGTTTATCAATGATGAGTCCCCAGGGGTTATTTTCAAGATAATAGATGTATTCAAGGTTATTGAGGTAGCCAGAACTAAAGTTGATATTAATCTCCTGGTATTGATAACGGGATAGCTGATCGTTTTTTTTGCCTTTATTTTCAAATAGAGGTCGGGCATTTTTTTTAGTGAGATCCCTGATCGGTACCAGTGGATTATTAATAATATAATCCAGTGCCTTGTGGGTGGTGGATGCCTTGATAAAAGCAGAGGACTTTTGCTTGATTTGTTGCGTCAGTTGATCAATCTCATTTTGTAAATTGAGGAGCTGTTTTCTGTTTTTATCAGCAGGATTTTTGCCGGTAATATTTTGTGCCGATTCAATATCAATTCCGGTCAGGATAATGGTGTTCTTAAGTTGTTCAATATCATTTAATACGCGGGTGTTTTCAGATGTAACAGATTGGGTCAGGACGATATCGATAATAGAGTAGGAGGCAATAATGGCGACCAGGCCGAGAATAACCTTTTCTCTTAAGGACAAGTTATTAAATGAATTATTTATATTGTCAGTGTTCATGCTTATTCATCAGCGCTCTTATTTATGGGTGCTTATGGTAAAAGAGTAATTGGTATCTTCTTCATTACGTTGTATATCAATCTTCTGAAAGATAATATTTTTTAGCGTCTCATCGGTGGATAATAATCGTATAAATTCAGGTAATAGCTCGGATTTTCGGGTAATCCCTGTTAACGTTATGCTGGATTGGGTACGGTCGATCAATATATTGGTGAGCCATAGTCCGGATAGGGTGTTATTGGCAAGACTATAGATATAAGTGGATATTTTATACTGTTCTGATGTTGCCTTGGTAATGACATCAAGTATTTGGTTTTTTTGTATTCTTTCACGCGCCAGTACCTGTAGTCGTTTACTAATACTGGCATTATCTCCCTGCTGTAAGGGCTGCAGTTTATCCTTAAGCTGATTCAGCTTAGCAACCTGTTTCTCCAGTTTATGCAGGGCTACCAGGTTTTGCTCAAGGATGCTGTCATTATAAAAATAATAGGATAGGTTGATGGCTATGGATACAACAAACAGGGTGATGATATGTGTTAGAGAAAAACGATTTTTATTCTGTTTGTCCTGACCCTGGAACAGATTGATTTGTTGTTTCATAATCAATAGTCCCTCTATGCCTCAGTCTCTTGCGAGTAATCGCGTAGTAGAGATCCGATGGCAGTAATGTATAGGGATTGTTCCTCGTCGGCAATGGCGGTATTGCAAGTAAAGACCTTGTTAATGTCAAAGGCCATAATATTGATATTTAAAATACTGGATAGATACTCTATTAATTCCGGCTTGTGTATTTTGATAGGAGATATTAATAGATTTTGGCAAGGTGCCTGGCCATAGTGGCTTTCGTAATAATCTGTGGAGCGCTGTATTTCGAGAATAATGGTATTAAGGGAATCATTATTGCTCTGATTGATATCCATGCTGTTGTTAATGGAGTCCAGACCAAAATTCAGAGTGCGCGCAAGATAGAGCAGACCTTCTTTTACAATAATAATAGTACTGTGAGTGGCCTCAATATTCAGATAGATCATGCCGGTTTTATGTTGTGGAAATAATGTGCATATATTGCGTAGAGCCAGTTCCTCGATATCAATGACTTGAAGTGCCAGTTTATTATTATTGATAAGGTTGCTGCGTTCCTCAATGGTTTCTTTTTTTGCCGATACGACATAGAGCATCTTTTTTTGATCATCATTATTATATTTATTAGGCATGTCGAATATATCAATAACGGCATCATCCGGCGAGTAATCGATCATGCTTTTTATTTGCCAGCGCATCGCCTGTTGCAATTCATCATCAGGGAGATTAGGTGCCTGCATATTAATAAGCTGGTAGTTTTCTGATTCCAGCACGGTATAGCAGACAGGATTAGTGAGAGCCTGTTCTTGTATCAGGACTTGCAGTGCTTGTTGCTGATCCTTTTGCGAAAGATAGGCTTTATGGGTAGCAAAATTAATACAGGGTTTTTCAAGATGGATATCAGACAGAGATACCATGCATATATTATTCTGTTGCAGGGAGATGCCAATCAGGTCGGTGCTTTTTTCTTTTTTAAGAAACCCCAACATGGTTCAATGAATGTCCTGATCGATGGGCTGAAGAGCCGCAATACGCTGATCAATATATTGCAGGATACGTGGACTAATATTGTTTGTATTGCTGGCATGGTTGAAGGCAGCAAGCGCTTTTTGGCGCTGTCCCTGTTGTTCTTGTGATATACCAAGACCTAGCCACCATAGACCATTATCCGGCATGGATTGCAATGCTACATTGTAATGTTGAATCGCCATGCGGTGTTGAGATAGTCGTTGGTAGATGGCGGCAATAAAGGCATGGTAACCAGCACTATTATTTGTTGAGGCCTGTAGTATATGCAGGGCATCCTGATCCTGTTGTTGTTCGAGTAATAATCTTGCCATCATCATTTCATAGTGATGATGTTGGGGCCATTTTTTTATCGCATTAAGTAGAACGGATTGAGCCTTTGGATAGTCACCCCTTTGTGTATAAATGCTAACCAGTGTCGCTCGTACATCGTGTTGAGCAGGGTTGTCTTCAAGATAGCGGGACAATGTGTTGATGGCTTGATTGTAATCGCCCTTATCAACATAGTTATTGGCATCAGCGATCAGGGTGGATGGTGTAATGATAGGTATTATTTTTTTGGGTTTGATCGCTTTAACAATAGGAGTTATGACGGTTTTTATTTTAGGCTCTGGCATTGGGACAGGCTTAATAACAGCTATCGTTTCAATGTTGTTAACAGCCGGTATAGACGGGGACGGGGGATCCGGAATCTCCGGAACAGGCTTAACGACACTAAGTGCTGGCTTCGGTACCGGTGGCGGTGTTTGTAGCACAGGCTTTGTTATTGTTGTTTTTTGTACCGTGGCCTCTGTCTCCATCCAGAAGTAGATTGATATAAAGGTGACAATAAAAATAACGGTGCCCGCTACTACTAGATTTATGTTGAAAAGGGGTTTGGGCTTGTTATGTGCTTTATGAAGGCCTGGCAAAGGGATGTCGGCGGGTTCTTGAGCCGATTGTCGAGTGTCCAGGTCGCTTAACATCTGATTAATAAGACTCATGATGAATTAACCAGAGAGTAACTCAGGTAAGCAAAAATAGCGCCTGCAGCAATCAGTAAAATTAGTTTAAGGCCCAGAATTATTCGGCTTGCAGGCAATGAGGCATCTTCGGTATCGTCTACTGCCAGTTTTGCATGTTTGCGTGTGATATTGATATCACCTTTACCATAGGCAGCCATTAGTGATTTATGGCACAGAATATTGAGCAGGCGAGGAATGCCTCGGCTGGCATTAAACAAATATTTCAGGGCATCTTTTTTGAAACAGGAGGGGCCATTCCATCCCGCATGGGTGAGTCGGTGTGAGATATAA is part of the Gammaproteobacteria bacterium genome and encodes:
- a CDS encoding tetratricopeptide repeat protein; the encoded protein is MSLINQMLSDLDTRQSAQEPADIPLPGLHKAHNKPKPLFNINLVVAGTVIFIVTFISIYFWMETEATVQKTTITKPVLQTPPPVPKPALSVVKPVPEIPDPPSPSIPAVNNIETIAVIKPVPMPEPKIKTVITPIVKAIKPKKIIPIITPSTLIADANNYVDKGDYNQAINTLSRYLEDNPAQHDVRATLVSIYTQRGDYPKAQSVLLNAIKKWPQHHHYEMMMARLLLEQQQDQDALHILQASTNNSAGYHAFIAAIYQRLSQHRMAIQHYNVALQSMPDNGLWWLGLGISQEQQGQRQKALAAFNHASNTNNISPRILQYIDQRIAALQPIDQDIH
- a CDS encoding PilN domain-containing protein; translation: MKQQINLFQGQDKQNKNRFSLTHIITLFVVSIAINLSYYFYNDSILEQNLVALHKLEKQVAKLNQLKDKLQPLQQGDNASISKRLQVLARERIQKNQILDVITKATSEQYKISTYIYSLANNTLSGLWLTNILIDRTQSSITLTGITRKSELLPEFIRLLSTDETLKNIIFQKIDIQRNEEDTNYSFTISTHK
- a CDS encoding pilus assembly protein PilM; amino-acid sequence: MLGFLKKEKSTDLIGISLQQNNICMVSLSDIHLEKPCINFATHKAYLSQKDQQQALQVLIQEQALTNPVCYTVLESENYQLINMQAPNLPDDELQQAMRWQIKSMIDYSPDDAVIDIFDMPNKYNNDDQKKMLYVVSAKKETIEERSNLINNNKLALQVIDIEELALRNICTLFPQHKTGMIYLNIEATHSTIIIVKEGLLYLARTLNFGLDSINNSMDINQSNNDSLNTIILEIQRSTDYYESHYGQAPCQNLLISPIKIHKPELIEYLSSILNINIMAFDINKVFTCNTAIADEEQSLYITAIGSLLRDYSQETEA